The genomic region GTTCGTAAACGGAGCGGGATCATCGAATCCAATATGGATTTGTTGTACCGGGCGCAGAAACACCGGACAAGTTTCCCGGGCATGGTCGCATACTGTTACTACCAAAGAAATCGCTTCGTCGGATAGAAATTCGTTTACGCTTTTCGAGTGGTACTGCGAGATATCGATCCCGACTTCCGCCATCACTTGAATAGCGCGAGGATTTACTTTCGAT from bacterium harbors:
- a CDS encoding arsenate reductase ArsC; protein product: SKVNPRAIQVMAEVGIDISQYHSKSVNEFLSDEAISLVVTVCDHARETCPVFLRPVQQIHIGFDDPAPFTNEPDEIALPKFREVRNAIRETLIEYLQKH